In Bacillus weihaiensis, the genomic stretch ATTGAAGATCATAATACTCTAAATATTGATCAAAATCGGTATGGTAGGAACCAACAATTGGGATATTTAACTTCTTGCCATAATGAAGACCACATAATCCGATGTTAAAAGGTGTCGCAACATGAATTAAATCAGGTTTAAAGCGCTGAAGCTCAGCCTTTACATGCATCATATTTGGGAGTGCAAGTCTGCATTCAGGGTATAGAAAAAAAGGTAAACTAGTAAATCGGTGGATATGACTTGTAAACATACTTTCTTTTGTACTTTCAGGTGCAAAAACTCTAAATTCATATCCGTTTTTTTCAAGATAATCTGTTAGGCGCTTTAATGTTCTTGCAACTCCATTTACGTCGGGAGCAAAAGTATCTGTGAAAATGGCAATTTTCATCGAATCCCTCCAGTTACTTGTAAGTGAAAGGTAGTGTTTAAAGTCTTGTCGTACTTCTCTAGTACTTACTATATGTTGAAAAGATCAAAACAGATGACAAAATTCAAAATTAAAACCAATTAATAAGTAGAAATTCGTGTAAAAATAGATAGGTTAATAATGCCGTAGAGCTACCGAGTAGAGAGCCTACTAGAACATCTGAAGGATAATGTAAACCCAAATACATTCTAGATAAGCCGATACTAATCGCTATAGGTAGTAGGACAACAGATAATTGCGGCATAAATAAGATAAAGGGAATAATGACTGAAAAAATGGCAGTCGTATGACCAGATGGAAATGAATGGTCTTCTAATGGGTTAGCAGGCACCTTTGTTTCATCAAGAGCTATATACGGCCTTTTACGAGGATATAGCTTTTTTACTACTGCTACAGGAAGGTGGCTAAGTAGAAGAGATACTGCACTTACGATACTTGTTGCTTGGTAACTCCCTTTAGAAAAAATCATTAAAAGGAAGCAGGCTGCTATTGTAGCGGTTGCTCCACCTAGGTGTGTAATATTTCGAAAATAAAAATTTAAAAACTTCTGGTCATAATGACGGTTCACGCTTTTAAATAGCTTACATTCGAAATCATACATGTTTGTAATCAACTTTGTTTTCATCTGTTGAACGCTCCTTTTTTAACCCCTTTTATCCTATTTTAGTTGATAAATATTTAGTTAATAATAAGAAATTGTAAAAATTTACTTCATATATTTTTCACAATTTTAACGATTGCCATATAAAGCTTGTGTACAAACTAAAAAAACGATTCTTAAGAGGATTTTCAATATAACATAAAATATAACTAGAAATTTGCGACTGATGGAATGGGATAAACAGATAGGATAAAGTGAACGTTAAAGATTAAGCATTTTTATCGTTACCTGTTTTGGCTAAGAAGATGTGAAGAACTTGCTAAAAGAAGAGAAAAATGTAAGAGTCGAAAAAAGGGAGGCTGGGACAAAACAAAGAGCCAGGCACCCTCCGATGCAATCTATTGTGTGCACTATAGATAAATCAGTGCGTACATATAGTCGTTACGATAAGGTGCCAGGCACTTCT encodes the following:
- a CDS encoding phosphatase PAP2 family protein; translation: MKTKLITNMYDFECKLFKSVNRHYDQKFLNFYFRNITHLGGATATIAACFLLMIFSKGSYQATSIVSAVSLLLSHLPVAVVKKLYPRKRPYIALDETKVPANPLEDHSFPSGHTTAIFSVIIPFILFMPQLSVVLLPIAISIGLSRMYLGLHYPSDVLVGSLLGSSTALLTYLFLHEFLLINWF